One part of the Fusobacterium pseudoperiodonticum genome encodes these proteins:
- a CDS encoding AAA family ATPase, with protein sequence MKKIPIGINDFKTLIENNYYYIDKTKHIEDILNDGSEVILFTRPRRFGKTLNISMLKYFFDIENKEENKKLFNDLYIKNSEYISEQGKYPVIYISFKDLKAKNWEASIFKLKNQLKDLYKEFLYLKDSLDEISQEDFNKIIYMKEDANYEFSLKYLTEYLYKYYKQKVIVIVDEYDSPIVNSYKNNYYDEAILFFRNFYSSVLKDNQYLEKGFLTGILRVAKEGIFSGLNNLEVCSILDNKYSSFYGLTEDEVLKTLYYFNMEYKLDEVKDWYDGYKFGNKEIYNPWSILNYINKKEIGAYWVGTSNNFLINNILENAEASIFDELKLLFSDKRIEKTIYSDSNFYNRRNPQEIWQLLLHTGYLTTKEKLDRNFYSLIIPNKEIKDFFERSFIGKFLGNEDTFKVMLNALLKKDIISFENNLQKILELSFSYYDIGVEEKFYHNFILGMVLSLSNKYYVKSNRESGYGRYDILLEPRNKKDTAFILEFKIAKNENELEKKLEEALKQIEDKKYDVELKNKNIFDIFKIAFVFYGKKVKVKNL encoded by the coding sequence ATGAAGAAAATCCCAATAGGAATAAATGATTTCAAAACCTTAATTGAAAATAATTATTACTATATTGATAAAACAAAGCATATAGAAGATATTTTAAATGATGGTTCAGAAGTTATTTTATTCACTCGTCCAAGAAGATTTGGAAAAACATTAAATATATCAATGTTAAAATATTTTTTTGATATTGAAAATAAAGAAGAAAATAAAAAGTTATTTAATGATTTATATATAAAAAATTCTGAATATATAAGTGAACAAGGGAAATATCCTGTTATATATATTTCATTTAAAGATTTAAAAGCTAAAAATTGGGAAGCTTCTATTTTTAAATTGAAAAATCAATTAAAAGATTTATATAAAGAATTTCTTTATTTAAAAGATAGTTTAGATGAGATTTCACAAGAAGATTTTAATAAAATTATATATATGAAAGAAGATGCTAACTACGAATTTTCTTTAAAATATTTGACTGAATACCTATATAAATATTACAAGCAAAAAGTCATAGTAATTGTTGATGAATATGATAGTCCTATTGTAAATTCTTATAAAAATAATTATTATGACGAAGCAATCCTATTTTTTAGAAATTTTTATAGTTCAGTTTTAAAAGACAATCAATATTTAGAAAAAGGATTTTTAACAGGAATATTAAGGGTTGCAAAAGAGGGTATATTTTCAGGTTTAAATAATTTAGAAGTTTGCAGTATATTAGATAATAAATACTCATCTTTTTATGGTTTAACAGAAGATGAAGTTTTAAAAACATTATATTATTTTAATATGGAATACAAATTGGATGAAGTAAAAGATTGGTATGATGGGTATAAATTTGGAAATAAAGAAATTTATAATCCTTGGTCTATTCTAAATTATATAAATAAAAAAGAAATTGGAGCATATTGGGTTGGAACTTCAAATAATTTTTTAATAAATAATATTTTAGAAAATGCAGAAGCTAGCATATTTGATGAACTTAAACTGCTATTTTCTGATAAAAGAATTGAAAAGACTATCTATTCAGATTCTAATTTCTATAATAGAAGAAACCCTCAAGAAATATGGCAGTTACTTTTACATACAGGATATTTAACAACAAAAGAAAAACTTGACAGGAATTTCTATTCTTTAATTATTCCAAATAAAGAAATTAAAGATTTTTTTGAAAGAAGTTTTATAGGAAAGTTCTTAGGAAATGAAGATACTTTTAAAGTGATGTTAAATGCTTTATTAAAAAAAGATATAATTAGCTTTGAAAATAATTTACAAAAAATTTTAGAATTAAGTTTTAGTTATTATGACATTGGAGTAGAAGAAAAATTTTATCATAATTTTATTTTAGGAATGGTTTTATCTTTAAGTAATAAATACTATGTGAAATCAAATAGAGAAAGTGGCTATGGAAGATATGATATTCTTCTGGAACCAAGAAATAAAAAGGACACTGCTTTTATTTTAGAATTTAAGATAGCTAAAAATGAAAATGAATTAGAGAAAAAATTAGAAGAAGCATTGAAACAAATTGAAGATAAAAAGTACGATGTTGAATTAAAAAATAAAAATATATTTGATATTTTTAAAATTGCTTTTGTATTTTATGGTAAAAAAGTAAAAGTTAAAAATTTATAA
- a CDS encoding S8 family peptidase, with protein sequence MNDILQLKGKFEQRQNESKPGASNIPKEKKVRLEHLKKLKDDLINVRKFWRNEKLLINPLISLYYKTVVAKSNRVKAILETSSKKNNDSIVGAKFSDSDIKKHIITHCISNKVLDDAIINLETVINLFYKTFGENITHEQIGDINNKKYEHIFSSTISRTRFVNTIVDSYYLESFGVEKNNTSLEEKAIITLYDTGVKTSEIMKQLEIDFLERRSIDETTILLDPTQYKLLKEKAPYLISMAVSDISVLDKDDIFEENKDYTISIPKPEKEPVIGVIDTMFDTNVYFSEWVEFKNMLEKDIPLDSDDYYHGTEVSSIIVDGATINPNLDDGCGRFKVRHFGVAKSGSFSSFIVLKAIKEIVEKNKDIKVWNLSLGSAMEINSNFISPEAAILDKIQFENDIIFVVAGTNKPKNSNVKKIGAPADSINSIVVNSVSISNKPVDYSREGLVLSFFNKPDISYYGGDSEQRIRTCSPYGETMVAGTSFAAPWISRKLAYLINILGLSKETAKALIIDSATGWNKQVYSSSLIGYGVVPIKINDVIKSSNDEIKFIIDGVSEKYDTYTYNIPVPDDGNKQPFISKVTLCYFPNCSRNQGVDYTNTEMDIKFGRLDIKKGKDGKKDRIDIEDINDNKQSEEVNYYLYEEDARKLFRKWDNIKHKREYLVTKKGGKRQGKKKKENPLWGISIKTKERLNSKDGKSLKFGLVITLKEINGVNRIEQFIQQCLFRGWLVNRINVEDKIDIYNKAEEEIIFE encoded by the coding sequence ATGAATGATATTCTTCAACTAAAAGGTAAATTTGAGCAAAGACAAAATGAATCTAAACCTGGAGCTTCAAATATTCCAAAAGAAAAAAAAGTTAGATTAGAACATTTAAAAAAATTGAAAGATGATTTAATTAATGTTAGGAAATTTTGGAGAAATGAAAAACTTTTGATTAATCCATTAATAAGTTTATATTATAAAACTGTTGTTGCAAAAAGCAATAGAGTAAAAGCTATTCTTGAAACTTCTTCAAAGAAAAATAATGATAGTATTGTAGGAGCAAAATTTTCTGACTCAGACATTAAAAAGCATATAATTACTCATTGCATAAGTAATAAAGTTTTAGATGATGCAATAATCAATTTAGAAACTGTTATTAATCTTTTTTATAAAACATTTGGAGAAAATATTACTCATGAACAAATAGGAGATATAAATAATAAAAAATATGAGCATATTTTTAGTTCTACTATCTCTAGAACACGGTTTGTAAATACTATTGTAGATTCATACTATTTAGAAAGTTTTGGTGTTGAAAAAAATAATACTTCCTTAGAAGAAAAAGCTATTATCACATTATATGATACAGGAGTAAAAACCTCTGAAATAATGAAACAATTAGAAATTGATTTTTTAGAAAGAAGAAGCATTGATGAAACAACTATTTTATTAGATCCTACTCAGTACAAACTTTTAAAAGAAAAAGCACCTTATCTAATATCTATGGCAGTGAGTGATATATCTGTTTTAGATAAAGATGATATTTTTGAAGAAAATAAAGATTATACTATAAGCATTCCAAAACCTGAAAAGGAACCTGTAATAGGTGTTATAGACACTATGTTTGATACCAATGTTTATTTTTCTGAGTGGGTAGAATTTAAGAATATGTTAGAAAAAGATATTCCATTAGATTCAGATGATTATTATCATGGCACAGAAGTTTCATCTATCATAGTTGATGGAGCAACAATAAATCCAAATTTAGATGATGGTTGTGGAAGATTTAAAGTTAGACATTTTGGAGTAGCAAAAAGTGGTAGTTTTAGCTCATTTATAGTTTTGAAAGCAATAAAAGAAATAGTTGAGAAAAATAAAGACATAAAAGTTTGGAATTTATCTTTAGGTTCAGCTATGGAGATAAATTCTAATTTTATATCTCCAGAAGCAGCAATTTTAGATAAAATTCAATTTGAGAATGATATAATTTTTGTAGTTGCTGGAACAAATAAACCCAAAAATTCAAATGTGAAAAAAATTGGAGCACCTGCTGATTCAATAAATTCAATAGTTGTAAATTCTGTTAGTATTAGTAATAAACCAGTTGATTATTCAAGAGAGGGTTTAGTGTTATCGTTTTTTAACAAACCAGATATAAGTTACTATGGTGGAGATAGTGAGCAGAGAATTAGAACTTGTTCTCCCTACGGGGAAACAATGGTTGCTGGAACATCATTTGCAGCACCTTGGATAAGTAGGAAACTGGCATATCTTATTAATATCTTAGGTTTATCTAAAGAAACAGCTAAGGCTTTAATTATTGATTCTGCAACTGGTTGGAATAAACAAGTATATTCATCATCACTTATAGGATATGGAGTTGTTCCTATTAAGATTAATGATGTTATAAAAAGTTCTAATGATGAAATTAAATTTATTATTGATGGGGTTTCTGAAAAGTATGATACCTATACTTATAATATCCCTGTTCCTGATGATGGAAATAAACAACCTTTTATATCAAAAGTAACCTTATGTTATTTCCCGAATTGTAGCAGAAATCAAGGAGTTGACTATACAAATACAGAGATGGATATAAAATTTGGAAGATTAGATATAAAAAAAGGAAAAGATGGAAAAAAGGATAGAATAGACATTGAAGATATAAATGATAATAAGCAATCTGAAGAAGTAAATTATTATTTATATGAAGAAGATGCAAGAAAACTATTTAGAAAATGGGATAATATAAAACATAAAAGAGAATATCTAGTAACAAAAAAAGGTGGAAAAAGACAAGGTAAAAAGAAAAAAGAGAATCCTTTATGGGGAATTAGTATAAAAACAAAAGAAAGACTTAATTCCAAAGATGGAAAAAGTTTAAAATTTGGTCTTGTTATTACTTTAAAGGAAATTAATGGTGTGAACAGAATTGAGCAATTTATTCAGCAATGTTTATTTAGAGGTTGGCTAGTAAATAGAATTAATGTTGAAGATAAAATTGATATTTATAATAAAGCTGAAGAAGAAATTATTTTTGAATAA
- a CDS encoding ATP-binding protein, which translates to MKKGNVINLIKYYSENNDLAFRNEAYEIARDFDKTGDYQLAEYIMGLLSDVNTFIPQIDENKLVFLKKLEINDEPLPLPDEIKKDVIGIVNAVGHNIGINKFLFQGAPGTGKTETVKQLARILDRNLFAVDFAYIIDSRLGETAKNISKLFDEINTLPSPEKVIILFDEIDSIALDRTNSKDIREMGRATTAVLKGLDNLNQKILLIATTNLFSYFDKALVRRFDSVIDFNRYSREDLMDISEIILNYYLSKFKFAGKNIRLFRKIISLIKEIPYPGDLKNIIKTSIAFSSPNDEYDYLKRLYSSLVGNKDLKTMQLQGFTVREIEILTGISKSQVSRELKE; encoded by the coding sequence ATGAAAAAAGGAAATGTTATAAATTTAATAAAATATTATTCTGAAAATAACGATTTAGCTTTTAGAAATGAGGCTTATGAAATAGCCAGAGATTTTGATAAAACTGGAGATTATCAATTAGCTGAATATATTATGGGATTACTTTCTGATGTAAATACTTTTATTCCTCAAATAGATGAAAATAAATTAGTATTTCTAAAAAAATTAGAAATAAATGATGAACCTTTACCACTTCCTGATGAAATTAAGAAAGATGTTATTGGGATAGTAAATGCTGTTGGCCATAATATAGGAATAAATAAATTTTTATTTCAAGGTGCACCAGGAACTGGGAAAACAGAAACAGTAAAACAACTTGCTAGAATACTGGATAGAAATTTATTTGCAGTAGATTTTGCATATATTATAGATAGCAGATTAGGAGAAACAGCTAAAAATATCTCAAAGCTATTTGATGAAATTAATACTTTGCCTAGTCCTGAAAAAGTAATTATACTATTTGATGAGATAGATTCTATTGCATTAGATAGAACAAACTCAAAAGATATAAGGGAAATGGGAAGGGCTACAACTGCTGTTTTAAAAGGTTTGGATAATTTAAATCAAAAAATTTTGCTTATAGCAACTACAAATCTTTTTAGTTATTTTGATAAAGCACTGGTAAGAAGATTTGATTCAGTAATAGATTTTAATAGATATTCAAGAGAAGATTTAATGGATATATCTGAAATAATATTAAATTACTACTTATCAAAGTTTAAATTTGCTGGAAAAAATATTCGTCTTTTTAGAAAAATAATTTCTCTTATAAAGGAAATTCCTTATCCTGGAGATTTAAAAAATATTATAAAAACATCAATAGCTTTTAGTAGTCCAAATGATGAATATGACTATTTGAAAAGATTATACTCATCTCTAGTAGGAAATAAAGATTTAAAAACCATGCAATTACAAGGTTTTACTGTAAGAGAAATAGAAATATTAACAGGTATTTCTAAAAGTCAAGTCTCGAGGGAATTAAAGGAGTAG
- a CDS encoding DUF4209 domain-containing protein: MNISDKFKDLIDEKYRNNYIFNTTTQNSDIFFKYFHLKKYDEEIILKELELETEPLAILFLNLIKFQIGEKKEKYNNSKICLEQLKEQEEFFYKIIFDICVYSKLIDILKEIKNIRKDEIKFLDNFVLSLYNTIKVFNNYNLIIEVLKFLGKGNKNGIDIINTQRKEITNIIRTTFYDSLLNLKDSQLLEEDLYQEILVEYIEKLIDFYQNKKEVENSLTYLNFLNIGMSKLNNISDSKVRNTLKEKTKSISEELVKSSKICNNEIEIIDEEKVNIIKDNFKYISTEKILEKNIKNLEILLLEQLNNLSNINKNPSIFKNLCRFLYLDENRVIANKEDENKDTYDVITYIFFNLLILFCKNSTFNASETKKLKYILKNEEMKGFLDEIIENYFCENYFTSCSAISPTIERLIRNTYLKLGESENALDGKDNSIQRRNNLDNLLKKENIRKIYGEEFINYFSWIFNNDISYYNYRNSVCHGYKNYEEYNKIETTLQLFILILFLKKFYEYFDKIEESKKE, encoded by the coding sequence ATGAATATCAGTGATAAATTTAAAGATTTAATAGATGAAAAATATAGAAATAACTATATTTTTAATACTACAACTCAAAATTCAGATATATTTTTTAAATACTTTCACTTAAAAAAATATGATGAAGAAATTATTTTAAAAGAATTAGAATTAGAAACAGAGCCATTAGCAATTTTATTTTTAAATCTTATAAAGTTTCAAATTGGAGAGAAGAAAGAAAAATATAATAACTCAAAAATATGTTTGGAACAGTTAAAAGAACAAGAAGAATTTTTTTATAAAATAATATTTGATATATGTGTTTACTCTAAATTGATTGATATCTTAAAAGAAATTAAAAACATTAGAAAAGATGAGATTAAGTTTTTAGATAATTTTGTTCTCTCACTATATAACACTATAAAAGTATTCAATAATTATAATTTAATAATTGAAGTTTTAAAGTTTTTAGGAAAGGGAAATAAAAATGGAATAGATATAATAAATACTCAGAGAAAAGAGATAACTAATATTATAAGGACAACTTTTTATGATTCTCTTTTAAATTTAAAAGATTCTCAACTTTTAGAAGAAGATTTATATCAAGAAATTTTAGTAGAGTATATTGAAAAACTAATAGATTTTTATCAAAATAAAAAAGAAGTTGAAAATTCACTTACTTATCTCAATTTTTTGAATATTGGAATGAGCAAATTAAATAATATAAGTGATTCTAAAGTTAGAAATACTTTAAAAGAAAAAACAAAATCAATTAGTGAAGAATTAGTAAAGTCATCTAAAATATGTAATAATGAAATTGAAATCATAGATGAAGAAAAAGTAAATATAATAAAAGATAATTTTAAATATATTAGTACTGAAAAAATTTTAGAAAAAAATATAAAAAATTTAGAAATTTTACTCTTAGAACAACTTAATAATTTATCTAATATCAATAAAAATCCTAGTATTTTTAAAAATTTATGCCGATTCTTATATTTAGATGAGAATAGAGTAATTGCCAATAAAGAAGATGAAAATAAAGATACTTATGATGTTATTACTTATATATTCTTTAATTTATTAATTTTATTTTGTAAAAATTCTACTTTTAATGCTTCTGAAACTAAAAAATTAAAATATATTCTAAAAAATGAAGAAATGAAAGGCTTTTTAGATGAAATTATAGAAAACTATTTTTGTGAAAATTATTTTACTTCTTGTTCTGCTATTTCACCTACTATTGAAAGATTAATAAGAAATACATATTTAAAACTAGGTGAATCAGAGAATGCATTAGATGGAAAAGATAATTCTATTCAAAGAAGAAATAATTTGGATAATTTGCTAAAAAAAGAAAATATAAGAAAAATATATGGTGAAGAGTTTATAAATTATTTTTCTTGGATTTTTAATAATGATATTAGTTATTATAATTATAGAAATTCCGTTTGTCATGGCTATAAAAACTATGAGGAATATAATAAAATTGAAACTACATTACAGTTATTTATATTAATATTATTTTTAAAGAAATTCTATGAATATTTTGATAAAATAGAAGAAAGTAAAAAAGAATAA
- the pglZ gene encoding BREX-1 system phosphatase PglZ type A, translating into MEIDKIKEMLEYRFSLTTELPQKRHIIFWYDTKNEFKDLIDNLNLTDVKIIKLTKSTDKKGDAIYTNIFKTKYTLEVIDTESNYLIYSEHPRSIDSENYLLDIEKYSEFFEADKSAMIVEELKLDRTNYRFGEIIREYSNFFGSKERREKLTKLIEYPESIDEEEFKLSILTVISGAKTVDILEIIKNIILNKSKLEVIEKWMSLGFLFAEIKKKFDVEVTSFEQFLKILMVTHFYFQLQKNAHTNLENYFTGRKNELYIFAESLLQNKQISEIIREEFYDLAKDLNIKDRIDELELDYSISGTAFEYFDKVIIKDIIDIFNSEVIDYEKYKKYIEIRLDNSLWIEKYQYFYKALLAINDFFRLKDSLIIEDRKVLKDIFKDYTEHYFLIDKLYRDFYFYHDKIKNDELAPLFDILKAKIDKFYEVDYLEKLLALWSSKVYEKEKLPQQRDFYKNNIANADVRTVVIISDALRYEVGYEISQQLRKEANVKEIKLDAMLTDLPSRTFLGMANLLPCKIERNIDLVSAKVIVDGIDSQGTENREKILKLSCEESSAISYDNFNKMNRGKQEEYIKGKKVIYIYHDNIDAIGDKAKTESNTFNACKDAIEDIVGLSKLLSSLGVVNIYITSDHGFLYEKKEVEEYNKLELKNTKYEAIGKRYAIYEKEAEEKACITLKLDSLYGVFPEKNQRIKASGSGLQFVHGGASPQEMIIPLINYKSGANSKKISKVDLRIRESVGKITSNLTKFSIYQIEAVSIKDKFIERDVSVALYDENVRVSDEKKLKLNSTEENTIHDFRLTLSGEHKKVTLKVIDIESGDVLDSKEYIVSIGIASDFDF; encoded by the coding sequence ATGGAAATAGATAAAATTAAAGAAATGCTTGAGTATAGATTTAGTTTAACTACTGAGCTTCCTCAAAAAAGACATATAATTTTTTGGTATGATACTAAAAATGAATTTAAAGATTTAATAGATAATTTAAATTTAACTGATGTAAAAATTATCAAATTAACTAAATCTACTGATAAAAAAGGAGACGCTATCTATACAAATATATTTAAAACAAAATATACTTTGGAAGTTATTGATACTGAGTCCAATTATTTAATTTATAGTGAACATCCTAGATCTATTGACAGTGAAAATTATCTTTTAGATATTGAAAAATATTCAGAATTCTTTGAAGCAGATAAATCAGCAATGATAGTTGAAGAATTAAAGTTAGATAGAACAAACTATAGATTTGGAGAAATTATAAGAGAATACTCTAATTTTTTTGGAAGTAAAGAAAGAAGAGAAAAACTAACAAAATTGATTGAATATCCTGAATCAATTGATGAAGAAGAATTTAAACTTTCAATATTGACTGTTATTTCTGGAGCAAAAACAGTTGATATCTTAGAAATAATAAAAAATATAATTTTAAATAAATCAAAGTTAGAAGTTATTGAAAAATGGATGAGTCTGGGCTTTTTGTTTGCTGAAATAAAGAAAAAATTTGATGTTGAAGTTACTAGTTTTGAACAATTTTTAAAAATTCTTATGGTAACTCATTTTTATTTTCAATTACAAAAGAATGCTCATACAAATTTAGAAAACTATTTTACAGGTAGAAAAAATGAATTATATATTTTTGCTGAATCTCTATTACAAAATAAACAAATTTCTGAAATTATAAGAGAAGAATTTTATGACTTAGCTAAAGATTTAAATATAAAAGATAGAATAGATGAGTTAGAACTAGATTATTCTATCTCAGGAACAGCTTTTGAATACTTTGATAAGGTTATTATTAAAGATATTATAGATATCTTTAATTCTGAAGTTATAGATTATGAAAAATATAAGAAATACATTGAAATAAGATTGGATAATTCTTTGTGGATAGAAAAGTATCAATACTTCTATAAGGCATTATTAGCTATTAATGATTTTTTTAGATTAAAAGATTCATTGATAATTGAAGATAGAAAAGTATTAAAGGATATTTTTAAAGATTATACTGAGCATTATTTCTTAATAGATAAACTATATAGAGATTTCTATTTTTATCATGATAAAATAAAAAATGATGAATTAGCCCCCCTATTTGATATATTAAAGGCTAAAATAGACAAATTTTATGAAGTTGATTATCTTGAAAAGTTATTAGCTTTATGGTCAAGTAAAGTATATGAAAAAGAAAAATTACCTCAACAAAGAGATTTTTATAAAAATAATATAGCAAATGCTGATGTTAGAACTGTTGTCATAATTTCAGATGCTTTAAGATATGAAGTTGGATATGAGATTAGCCAACAATTAAGAAAAGAAGCAAATGTTAAAGAGATAAAATTAGATGCTATGTTGACTGACTTACCAAGTAGAACTTTCTTAGGAATGGCAAACTTATTACCATGTAAAATAGAAAGAAATATTGATTTAGTATCAGCTAAAGTAATTGTTGATGGTATAGACAGTCAAGGAACAGAAAATAGAGAAAAAATATTAAAACTTAGTTGTGAAGAATCTTCTGCTATTTCTTATGATAATTTTAATAAGATGAATAGAGGAAAACAAGAAGAATATATAAAAGGAAAGAAAGTTATATATATCTATCATGATAACATAGATGCAATAGGAGATAAGGCAAAGACTGAAAGCAACACTTTTAATGCGTGTAAAGATGCTATTGAAGATATTGTAGGCTTATCTAAATTACTTTCAAGCCTTGGAGTTGTAAATATCTATATAACAAGTGATCATGGCTTCCTATATGAAAAGAAAGAAGTTGAAGAATACAATAAGCTTGAACTGAAGAATACGAAATATGAGGCTATAGGAAAGAGATATGCTATATATGAAAAAGAAGCTGAGGAAAAAGCTTGTATCACATTAAAATTAGATTCTTTATATGGAGTATTTCCAGAAAAAAATCAAAGAATAAAAGCTAGTGGAAGTGGCTTGCAATTTGTACATGGCGGAGCTAGTCCACAAGAAATGATAATACCATTGATAAACTATAAAAGTGGAGCTAATTCTAAAAAAATATCTAAGGTTGATCTTAGAATAAGAGAAAGTGTTGGAAAGATAACATCTAATTTAACAAAATTCTCTATATATCAAATAGAAGCTGTAAGCATCAAAGATAAATTTATAGAAAGAGATGTTTCAGTAGCACTATATGATGAAAATGTTAGAGTTAGTGATGAAAAGAAATTGAAATTAAATTCAACAGAAGAAAACACTATACATGATTTTAGATTGACTTTAAGTGGTGAACATAAAAAAGTTACATTAAAAGTTATAGATATTGAATCAGGAGATGTATTGGATTCAAAGGAATATATTGTGAGTATTGGAATTGCTTCAGATTTTGATTTTTAG